Below is a window of Loktanella sp. M215 DNA.
TCATCTTCAGAACTTCGCGCTTGCACGACTGGCTGGCCAGAGTGCGGCAGCCGTGGTCATAGACGTGCAGAACGGTGACCTGCTGGCCTGTGCTTCGGCCCCGACATTCGATCCGAACCTCTTCGTCGATGGTATCTCGTCGAAGGACTATAATGCGCTGCGCGACGATCCTTACAGGCCTTTGTCGGACAAGGTCGTCCAAGGGGCCTATCCGCCAGGTTCCGTTCTGAAGATGTCTTTGGCACTTGCGGCACTGGAGGGTACCGAGGTTGGCCCCGAAGAGACCGTCTATTGCCCCGGGTTTGTCGAAATCGGCGGTCGGCGGTTTCACTGCTGGAAGCGCGGCGGGCATGGCCACATCAGTTTGCGCGGTGCCCTGCGCGAGTCCTGTGACGTATTCTTCTACGAGATGGCGCGGCGGGTGGGGATCGACAACCTGCACGCCATGAGCGCACGACTGGGTCTCGGTCAGCGGCCCGACCTGCCCCTCTCAGGCATTTCATCGGGTCTGAACCCCTCCCGGGTCTGGAAGTTGGAACGCTACGGGACGGAATGGCTGATCGGCGATACGATCAACGCGTCCATCGGTCAGGGCTTCGTGCTGGCAACGCCGATGCAACTTGCCATCATGGCGGCGCGGGTTGCGTCGGGAAAGAACGTCGAGCCCCGCTTGTTCAAACCGCAGATGGCAGGCGACACCCGGAATTTCGAGGACATGGGACTGTCTCCCGCGTCCCTCGCACTTGTCCACGCGGGCATGACGGATGTTGTCAATGCAGCACGTGGCACGGCAAGATCATCGCGGATTGTGGCCGAAGGGCAGACCATGGCGGGTAAGACCGGGTCCAGTCAGGTGTTCAGCATTACGGCGGCAGAACGGGCTGCCGGCGTGCGCAGTCAGGCGGACCTTTTGTGGAACCGCCGGGACCATGCGCTGTTCACCGCTTTCGCCCCGGCAGCGCAACCGCGCATCGCGGTATCTGTCCTCGTGGAACACGGTGGTGGCGGCTCGCTTGCTGCAGCCCCCATCGCACGTGATCTCGTTCTGTTTTATCTCAATGGTGGGCTGCCGCCCGTTGAGGCTTACCCGGCAGACCAACGCGGTCGCATGCAAACCAGCCTGGAGGAGTTGAGCGCTTCGATCCTGCCAACTGACGGCCATACTCAAAAAGAACGAACGTAGATCCCTGCATCATTCTCATTCAAAAAAATGAGCCGGGTGTTGGACACGTGCCCGCAAGTATCTTCATTGGAAGAACAACAGATGTGTGCGTTTCGGGGGACGCCCTTAGTCTGAACGTCTCATCTGCGTGACATCAGAAGATACCGTTTTCCTGCTGAAGTTCGCGAATATAGCGCGCGATCAACATGACGTCGGCGTTGGTCACGCCATCGACCGGGGGCATATTTCCAAATTGCCAATGATGCGCCCGTACGCCATTTTTTGCCGCCAGTACGAATGCCACGTCAGAGTGGTGGTTGGGCTCGTAGATCTTGTGTACCAGCGGTGGCGCCACGCCAGTCTGCCCTGCAGCGTGCGTGCCGTGACACGATGCGCATTTCGCCTCAAACCCACGCTGCCCCATCCGGGCGTCGGCCGAGAGTTCGGCCGGAACCGCAACGTCGACGATCGGCGCATTGCTGGCCAGCGCGCTTGGAGCAGCAGGTTGAATGGACGCAGACGTATCTTCGGGTGAAGCCTGTCGGGCGGTCCAGTAGAAGCCCAAGCCGCCAAGCACGAAAACCGCGATGATGGCCTTATAAGTGTTGTTCATTTTGTGCCTTGTCTCTCGCGTAGGGGCAGGTTTCAAACGCGCAATGCGATGCAGGACACCTATCAAGCACGACAACCGGAGTCAGGCTCGACCTTCAATGCGTCGAGGCCCGGCCTGCAAGTGGTAGCACATATAGCCTGAGATGGGTGCGCTCCCTGCGCTGCCCGATCTAGACGTATTTTACCGTCGTCATCATGCCCGCCGCCATGTGGTAAAGGTTGTGGCAGTGCAACGGCCATTCACCGGGGTTGTCAGCGTCGAACTGGATCGTGACCATTCCCATCGCCGGGACCAGAACCGTGTCCCGCATCGCGCCGGATATTTTCTGCCCGTCGATGCCGACGACCTGAAAGTGGTGTCCGTGCAAATGCATGGGATGCGACATCATGGTCATGTTGTGCATCGTGACCTCGACGCGGTCGCCCATGGAGACCTCCAGCGGTTGACGGTTGTCGAAGGTCCGCCCGTCGATCCCCCAGACATAGGTCTGCATGTCGCCCGTCAGCATCGCCATGATCTGCAGCGTGACAGGTTTGGCCGAAAGCGGCGATGCGGCCACAAGCTGACGTTCCAGTTCCAGAAGGACGGGGGCGGATTTTGTGTCGGCGGCCGCGGCGATCTTCGTGACCGTCGCACCGGTCGGTGCCAGCACGATTCCCGTGCGGGCGATGTCCCCTTCGCGCTGCGCCAACACAGGAACCGCGGCACCGTCTGCCGGCATCGTGACCTCGATATCGATACGTTGCGCCATGGCCAGGCCAAACCTGCTGCCGCGCAGGGGTTGAACGGGCATGCCATCGACGGCTTTGACCGTACCCTCGATCTGGCCAAGGTCGATCCAGAAGTTTGTCGATGCCGCCCCGTTGATGATCCGCAGCAGGACAGTATCGCCCTTGTCGACACCGACGATTTCAGGATCGGCCAGCGTGCGGTCGTTGGCGAGATAGGCATCGAAGGTGATATCGTTCAGGTCCATGTCCATGGTGCCCATCGCCATGCCACCCATCGCCATGCCGCGCATGTTCATCCCCGGCATTGCCGTGGCACCATCGTTCCCGTTCATGGTCATGCCGGAATGGTCCATCCCCGCCATGCCGCCCATGGCCATCCCCGGCATCGCGGTCCCGCTGCCGGGCATCCCCATGTCCATCGCTGCCGTGCCGGATCCGACGACCGCGGCGCCTTTCCCTTTCAGGGTCGCAAGGATCTCTTCTGGAGGTGTGAATGAAAAATCGTGCAACAGGACGACGACCTCCTGCATCTGCGGCTCGCCCTCGCGGACAATGAGGGGGGCGGCCATGAGCTGCGTCTCTTGCAAGCCAAAGTGCGAATGCATCCAGTTGGTCCCGCCGCGCGGCAGATCGAAGCTGTAAGCCATGGACGCACCGGGCGCGATGGGCTGCTGGGACAGGGGGTTGCCGTCCATGCCGAACGGGGGCGTCAGCCCGTGCCAGTGCATGATCGTGGCCACGTCGGTCGCGTTGGTCAACGACACGTTGAACCCGCCCGCCGCGTCAAGGATCAAACCGGATCGTCCATTGGTATCTGTAATCCCGAAGACGGTCGCAGCCTTGCCATTCACTTCGATCGTGCGTGTGCCAACCGTTAGTGATTGACGGGGCGTCGCAGCCCACGCAGCCGGGCTGAAACCAAGACCTGCAGCGAGCGTGGTGGACCCGGCGAGAGCCAGAAATTGACGACGGTCGACGGCGTATTGGTCGCGCATGGGGAGAACTCCGATGTGACTGGCCTGAAAGCAGATTTTATCGATGTTTTCCGCTACCCACCTTCCTGCAGGGGAAGGCAAGTCGCTTTTGAGGCCGCCGGCCTCAGATCGCGGTCCTGTGATTATCGCAGCGTGTTCGCAGGGTGCGTGGTGACGTCAGGGCCATCGGGATCATCTCATGCGCTACAATTCCACCTGGCGCTGTCACAATGCACTGGCAGTGACCGAGACTGAGACTGAGACTGAGACTGAGACTGATGAGAAGCTCGTCGCCGCATCTGCAATCATCGGAGATAGAAGCAGCCCCGTCACGGGATAGAGCAGCCTTGCTGCCATCGAAATGCCAAGCGCGTTATGTGCGAGACGGCCGAGAGGTTCTGCTTGGTACCATGCAACCTCGCAGGGCCAGTTTGCGGTCCCGCTTTGCCAAATCGGCTGCATGAAATTGATATCGCTTCGGAACACCTAGCACATCTG
It encodes the following:
- the mrdA gene encoding penicillin-binding protein 2 produces the protein MTKLQTDPKAHPRLTRRSMILGGAQLTVAGALGLRMHRMQIDEADTYRMMAEENRISMQLVAPPRGRILDRFGAVLADNRPTYQVTIVRERAGDPQKVLADVQKILGLSDDDLRQILDEMADRSSFVPVTVARDITWDELSQISLNAPALPGISADVVLQRVYPFGTDFAHLIGYVGRANAQDVADNDGNNALLTLPGFHIGKISIEKAQETSLRGTAGRLSVEVNAAGRVMRSLDRVPPVPGADLQLTIDHHLQNFALARLAGQSAAAVVIDVQNGDLLACASAPTFDPNLFVDGISSKDYNALRDDPYRPLSDKVVQGAYPPGSVLKMSLALAALEGTEVGPEETVYCPGFVEIGGRRFHCWKRGGHGHISLRGALRESCDVFFYEMARRVGIDNLHAMSARLGLGQRPDLPLSGISSGLNPSRVWKLERYGTEWLIGDTINASIGQGFVLATPMQLAIMAARVASGKNVEPRLFKPQMAGDTRNFEDMGLSPASLALVHAGMTDVVNAARGTARSSRIVAEGQTMAGKTGSSQVFSITAAERAAGVRSQADLLWNRRDHALFTAFAPAAQPRIAVSVLVEHGGGGSLAAAPIARDLVLFYLNGGLPPVEAYPADQRGRMQTSLEELSASILPTDGHTQKERT
- a CDS encoding multicopper oxidase family protein, yielding MRDQYAVDRRQFLALAGSTTLAAGLGFSPAAWAATPRQSLTVGTRTIEVNGKAATVFGITDTNGRSGLILDAAGGFNVSLTNATDVATIMHWHGLTPPFGMDGNPLSQQPIAPGASMAYSFDLPRGGTNWMHSHFGLQETQLMAAPLIVREGEPQMQEVVVLLHDFSFTPPEEILATLKGKGAAVVGSGTAAMDMGMPGSGTAMPGMAMGGMAGMDHSGMTMNGNDGATAMPGMNMRGMAMGGMAMGTMDMDLNDITFDAYLANDRTLADPEIVGVDKGDTVLLRIINGAASTNFWIDLGQIEGTVKAVDGMPVQPLRGSRFGLAMAQRIDIEVTMPADGAAVPVLAQREGDIARTGIVLAPTGATVTKIAAAADTKSAPVLLELERQLVAASPLSAKPVTLQIMAMLTGDMQTYVWGIDGRTFDNRQPLEVSMGDRVEVTMHNMTMMSHPMHLHGHHFQVVGIDGQKISGAMRDTVLVPAMGMVTIQFDADNPGEWPLHCHNLYHMAAGMMTTVKYV
- a CDS encoding c-type cytochrome, with amino-acid sequence MNNTYKAIIAVFVLGGLGFYWTARQASPEDTSASIQPAAPSALASNAPIVDVAVPAELSADARMGQRGFEAKCASCHGTHAAGQTGVAPPLVHKIYEPNHHSDVAFVLAAKNGVRAHHWQFGNMPPVDGVTNADVMLIARYIRELQQENGIF